A single genomic interval of Lathyrus oleraceus cultivar Zhongwan6 chromosome 7, CAAS_Psat_ZW6_1.0, whole genome shotgun sequence harbors:
- the LOC127102261 gene encoding uncharacterized protein LOC127102261, with protein MNFERRDTKEYSFRNPNLSGLRKLVSMVSSHKDFRVRYGRLLGILKTKVEDGIIDTLVQFYDPLYHCFTFPDSQLAPTLEEYSYLVGLSVSDKVPFSGLEEIPKPPVIAEALHLETSIVKSNLTSKGGILDLTYRFLMEKALALAKENNGDDFEVIFALRIYGLMLFPNINNFVDVNAIQIFLIGNPAPTLLGDTYHYIHHRTSKGGETITCCAPMLYKWFNTHLP; from the coding sequence ATGAATTTTGAAAGGAGGGACACTAAGGAGTATAGCTTCAGAAATCCTAATTTGTCAGGGTTGAGAAAGTTAGTATCAATGGTTTCTAGTCATAAGGATTTTAGAGTTCGTTACGGAAGGCTTTTGGGTATTctgaagaccaaggttgaagatggAATTATTGACACTCTTGTGCAATTTTATGACCCTCTATATCATTGTTTCACATTCCCTGATTCTCAGCTCGCCCCTACTTTAGAGGAGTATTCATATTTGGTTGGTTTGTCAGTATCAGATAAGGTgcctttcagtggtttagaggAGATTCCTAAACCTCCAGTCATTGCAGAAGCCCTTCATTTGGAGACGTCTATTGTGAAATCTAATCTCACTTCCAAAGGGGGAATCCTAGATTTGACTTACAGGTTCTTAATGGAGAAAGCTCTTGCCTTAGCTAAAGAAAACAATGGGGATGATTTTGAAGTCATCTTCGCATTACGCATCTATGGTCTTATGTTGTTCCCAAACATTaacaattttgttgatgttaatgccatcCAGATATTCTTGATTGGAAACCCAGcgcctaccttgcttggagataCTTACCATTATATTCATCATAGGACTTCCAAGGGTGGAGAAACCATCACTTGTTGTGCACCTATGTTATATAAGTGGTTTAACACACATTTGCCTTGA